The Spirochaetae bacterium HGW-Spirochaetae-1 genome has a segment encoding these proteins:
- a CDS encoding adenylate kinase (essential enzyme that recycles AMP in active cells; converts ATP and AMP to two molecules of ADP), producing the protein MNILIFGPNGSGKGTQGAVVQKKFKITHIESGVIFRENIKGGTELGNKAKAYIDRGELVPDDITIPMILDRLQKDDCKSGWLLDGFPRNLEQAEQLKMALDKANMKLDFVIEILLDREIAKNRIMGRRLCAADNNHPNNIFIDAIKPAEKDGGFVCRVCGGSLSARSDDQDEVAIGKRHDIYYDAKTGTLAAVNYFKKVSKDAGIKVIELDGKPGVKEVGDSLMAQL; encoded by the coding sequence ATGAATATCTTAATATTTGGTCCCAATGGCAGCGGAAAAGGAACACAGGGAGCTGTTGTTCAAAAGAAGTTTAAAATTACTCATATAGAGTCGGGAGTGATCTTCAGGGAAAATATCAAAGGCGGTACGGAATTGGGCAACAAAGCCAAGGCATATATCGACCGCGGTGAGCTTGTTCCCGATGATATCACTATTCCCATGATTCTTGACAGGCTTCAGAAGGATGACTGCAAGTCAGGATGGCTTCTCGACGGATTCCCCCGTAACCTGGAACAGGCGGAACAGTTGAAAATGGCCCTGGACAAGGCGAATATGAAACTGGATTTCGTCATTGAAATCCTGCTTGATCGTGAGATCGCCAAGAACAGGATAATGGGAAGAAGATTGTGCGCCGCGGATAACAATCATCCCAATAACATCTTCATTGATGCCATCAAACCTGCGGAAAAAGACGGCGGGTTCGTATGCCGCGTATGTGGCGGTTCCCTGTCAGCGCGTTCCGATGACCAGGATGAAGTTGCCATCGGCAAGCGTCATGATATTTACTATGATGCAAAAACCGGTACGCTGGCAGCAGTCAATTATTTCAAAAAGGTATCTAAGGATGCCGGAATTAAAGTGATTGAACTTGATGGGAAACCCGGAGTCAAGGAAGTTGGCGACTCTCTCATGGCTCAACTGTAA